A single Plasmodium sp. gorilla clade G2 genome assembly, chromosome: 7 DNA region contains:
- a CDS encoding protein kinase, putative produces MYIYNKQNMYLHMNNKINNFDNTYNKYFKNNTLKDNQLNNLNKFKCQEPNNLYDNINNINKRNSNLINYKMGQRNAKIQQNGIYDIKNDIIYNHNNINNRYNNMTYHNTDIKPSNFNMNNIKILDEEEEKKEKENYHINTYHPYHNKNLNNNNIPSVFKYDDIINNNDYKNFNIENKHKHINYFNSNTNNINNNDIIYNNNNNNNNNNNNNKNNSNNNNSNNNNNNNSNKFNLLNSAKNPYTWSDRFNIKNNNENIDSNKKYFDNIYQNPYRNNQNITSNQINHDMNNEQINTKQFNNIYRNNKFTKTQDIKNKQGQLGNNAYHFNHTNNNNNNNIYNNNNIYNYNKNIDLFNSKKEKNNDIDDIIKKYTTDKDNRDDNNKFNCLYANNDVLNDILRNSNNNNNINNINNNNYSNNINNINNINNNNHYSSNNKMKLFTFNSSSLRNKQKDDEEKKREKKLNLLKNIIVNNPNKKCNMSFHDDFYDSLAQDNFYINTSSIVDYNVDTLHNDVYNKNYKYNNIKDDINDHDKNIYKKNEHNNIYDKNIYEDNEKNAYDKNKIYNFLYDDLNTLDKMNETPYIMNKHKIYNENIYNEQDNNIMTIDKNYDHYSYDKTYKKMNNLNDMDSIKNKENNFHLLNNNINIYDHIKTGINQGVDIFHTPMRNNNINNNNYEEDFYQYKNNNNINNNNINNYNMSVNKNEKQLFQFNMFENNYKNDANKYDANKYDINKYDKCNVNHIGYKYNDKGHDYYDENASKISPFDKFNDNKNHINENNLNFFEQNKIGGNNGRNSFLKNSNLLFDDMDQYKNDRNDKNDRNDRNDKNYLSGIERKSYLYKNNNPINNNWKKNDQSEFLFLENPNEINIFRNTDRANDNFTQDNFLKKNTNIIEMNKILNKYNNDDKLNTVDNYDNNTLYMNKIKNTNNHQNDNINNNNNNNYYNYNNKFYLKSEKSPLITNQEDIYNKNKWSFLKNDDMLLNNNNMEKNKYINNTTNKYTPPINNNNNNSSSSNINNIFNVHNDKYINGINNIQQNKNNMVVFFDDKDKDQINKIHKNNYDTNNDDINLGNICFNNKKENDIYNVIKNYNSPIHISTNMNNTHTILKKKNFFNLENNNIPIDHITHNKHNNINHNINHNINHNMNNINHNMNHNILNNNTNNSYIYSASINYLRKNNDERTYKETDDIYIKENNISKKYYPNKINIFNKDDEYENLQNNAIKLKKEYTNANSFDDDYLKNINTKYNLQKEYIFNNNIEMDLLEKKNTNVYLPNCNIFNNFNKTDNDMTNKNIYSYNDIINDKNKEQFEDIKYAHNNIHQINNNKKHPLTYFNDDHQNKNYNIFSNTPTKFNINDMNHNKNYNHFKNVLKKTDTQNNSNQNNNSNNNNSNSNNNNSNSNNFFYNNINQTNNKTLPPLPFKTNNKYNNSQNNLHLTKLKLFENNDRTHKNDSIQETNQTIHSSNNIYSNNNIANINLLNNMNENTHSNYTHDIFNIKKDEHSNTNLLIMNHHKNINNNNNNDNMVMMMMNYNDTNNTQKTKLNNYPFNDNIRNKNSLYNEDKDKDKNKDKNKDKNKDHDLFLADNKKKRDAENYMFNETYNVLKNTNNDIIFHNNKRKKDCIETTLKNLYTNNCDIPTSKNGTKIIKRNINDGSYINDDLYKDNIFNNKSYMNNMNNINNMNNMNNMNNINNINNMNNMNNPHNIHNLNHQKDKEISLSNNISMLLDRISDNSDIKKNTLDYVQNNYHDNYNNNTTYENSYNYVNTINYNDNLNMDTNSFVISDNYICQFGLSSLYKCKLKNENNSFLINVIDSFYLNHINGNDIVANNILFHKRLRHINILSYKGKTADKNKLYLLFQNIHGNILKTYSTPLEETVIACYAYQIIDLLEYMHNNFIIFQGLLSNIILLQKNTKEELVQILNQQNKNVNKYFHIYKHGIIKVFNFDFANMDANEKDYELDFLCLAVLIYEMCTKYNSYYSNKFEDIVQKIHNTNFIFPHFVSYELKNFCYELCSKKRHCFSELKNHPWFQKNLNF; encoded by the exons atgtatatttataataaacaaaatatgtatctacatatgaataataaaataaataatttcgataatacatataataaatattttaaaaataacacATTAAAAGATAACCAGTTAAACAACttgaataaatttaaatgtcAAGAAcctaataatttatatgataacattaataatataaataaaagaaatagtaatttaataaattataaaatgggTCAGAGAAATGCAAAAATACAGCAAAATggaatatatgatataaagaatgatataatatataatcataataatattaataatagatataataatatgactTATCATAATACTGATATAAAACCATCaaattttaatatgaataatattaaaatattagatgaagaagaagaaaaaaaagaaaaggaaaattatcatataaacaCATATCATCCATATCATaacaaaaatttaaataataataatattccatctgtttttaaatatgatgatattataaataataatgattataagaATTTCAACATAGAAAATAAACACAagcatataaattattttaacagtaatactaataatataaataataatgatattatatacaacaataataataataataataataataataataataataaaaataatagtaataataataatagcaataataataataataataatagtaacaaATTTAATCTTTTAAATAGTGCAAAAAATCCTTACACATGGTCAGAtagatttaatataaaaaataacaatgaaaatattgattcaaataaaaaatattttgacaACATATATCAAAATCCTTATAGAAATAATCAGAATATAACAAGTAATCAGATTAATcatgatatgaataatgaacaaataaatacaaaacagtttaataatatatatcgtaataataaatttacgAAGACacaagatataaaaaataaacaaggGCAATTAGGAAATAATGCTTATCATTTTAATcacacaaataataataataataataatatttataataataataatatttataattataataaaaatattgatttatttaattcaaaaaaagaaaaaaataatgacattgacgatattataaaaaaatatactacAGATAAAGATAACagagatgataataataaatttaattgtTTATATGCAAACAATGATGTTCTTAATGATATTCTAAGAAatagtaacaataataataatataaataatataaataataataattatagtaataatataaataatataaataatataaataataataatcattatagtagtaataataaaatgaaattattcaCCTTTAACTCTTCATCCTTAcgaaataaacaaaaagatgatgaagaaaagaagagagaaaaaaaattgaatttattaaaaaatattatagttAATAatccaaataaaaaatgcaATATGAGCTTTCATGACGATTTTTATGATAGCTTAGCTCaagataatttttatataaatacaagtTCTATAGTTGATTATAATGTTGACACTTTGCATAATGATGTGtataataagaattataaatataataatataaaagatgatataaacgatcatgataaaaatatatataaaaaaaatgaacacaataatatatatgacaaaaatatttatgaagacaatgaaaaaaatgcatatgataaaaataaaatctataattttttatatgacgACCTTAATACACTTGATAAAATGAATGAGACACcttatattatgaataaacataaaatttataatgaaaatatatataatgaacaagataataatattatgactatagacaaaaattatgatcattattcatatgataaaacatataaaaaaatgaataaccTAAATGATATGGattcaataaaaaataaagaaaataattttcatttattaaataataatataaatatatatgatcatATCAAAACTGGAATAAATCAAGGAGTAGATATATTCCATACACCCATgaggaataataatattaataataataattatgaagaagatttttatcaatataaaaataataataatattaataataataatattaataattacaatATGTCTGTCAACAAAAATGAGAAACAGCTGTTTCAATTTAATATgtttgaaaataattataaaaatgatgctaataaatatgatgctaataaatatgatattaataaatatgacaAGTGCAATGTAAACCACATAGGatacaaatataatgataaaggacatgattattatgatgaaaatgcAAGCAAAATATCCCCGTTTGATAAATtcaatgataataaaaatcatataaatgaaaataatttaaatttttttgaacAGAATAAAATAGGAGGGAATAACGGAAGGAATTCTTTTTTGAAAAATTCGAATCTTTTATTTGATGATATGgatcaatataaaaatgacagAAATGACAAAAATGATAGAAATGAtagaaatgataaaaattatctTAGTGGCATAGAAAGAAAAAgctatttatataaaaataataatccaataaataataattggaaaaaaaatgatcaaAGTGAATTCCTCTTTTTAGAGAATCCAAacgaaataaatatttttagaaaTACAGATAGAGCTAATGATAATTTCACACaagataattttttaaagaaaaatacaaatataatagaaATGAATAAGatattgaataaatataataatgatgataaattaaatactgtagataattatgataataatacattatatatgaacaaaataaaaaacacaAACAATCATCAAAATGAtaacattaataataataataataataattattataattataataataaattttatttgaaaAGTGAAAAATCTCCTTTAATAACTAATCAAGaagacatatataataaaaacaaatggagttttttaaaaaacgATGACatgttattaaataataataatatggagaagaacaaatatataaataatactacaaataaatatacaccacccataaataataataataataatagtagtagtagtaatataaataatatatttaatgttcataatgataaatatataaacggtataaataatattcaacagaataaaaataatatggttgtattttttgatgataaagataaagaccaaattaataaaattcataaaaataattatgatacaaataatgatgatattaatctaggtaatatatgttttaataataaaaaagaaaatgatatatataatgttataaaaaattataattcacctatacatatatctactaatatgaataatacacatactattttaaaaaagaaaaatttttttaatcttgaaaataataatatacccATAGATCATATAACACACAACAagcataataatattaatcataatattaatcataatattaatcataatatgaataatattaatcaCAATATGAATCATAATAtacttaataataatacaaacaaTAGTTATATTTATAGTGCTAGCATAAATTACTTAAGAAAGAATAATGATGAGAGGACTTATAAAGAAACAgatgatatttatataaaggaaaataatatttcaaaaaaatattatcctaataaaataaatatatttaataaagatgatgaatatgaaaatttaCAAAACAATGCTATAAAactaaaaaaagaatatacaaATGCTAATAGTTTTGATGATGATtatctaaaaaatataaatacaaaatataatttacaaaaagaatatatatttaataataatattgaaatggatttattagaaaaaaaaaatacaaacgTATATCTTCCTAactgtaatatttttaataattttaataaaacagATAATGATatgacaaataaaaatatatattcatataatgatattataaatgataaaaataaagaacaatttgaagatataaaatatgcacataataatattcatcaaattaataataataagaaacatcctttaacatattttaatgatgatcatcaaaataaaaattacaatATCTTTTCAAACACTCCAAccaaatttaatataaatgatatgaatcataataaaaattataatcatttcAAAAATGTACTCAAAAAGACTGATACacaaaataatagtaatcaaaataataatagtaataataataacagtaatagtaataataataatagtaatagtaataattttttttataataatatcaatcaaacaaataataagaCCCTGCCTCCCTTACcatttaaaacaaataacaaatataataattcacaaaataatttacatCTGACGAAACTTAAATTATTCGAAAATAATGATAGAACACACAAAAATGATTCCATACAAGAAACCAATCAAACCATTCATAgctcaaataatatatatagtaacaACAATATTGCTAACATTAACCTgttgaataatatgaatgaaaataCCCATTCGAATTACACAcatgatatttttaatataaaaaaggatgAACATAGTAACAcgaatttattaataatgaatcaccacaaaaatattaataataataataataatgataatatggtgatgatgatgatgaactATAATGATACTAATAACACACAAAAAACAAAGTTAAATAATTATCCctttaatgataatataagaaataaaaatagccTTTATAACGAGGATAaagataaagataaaaataaagataaaaataaagataaaaataaagatcaCGATTTATTTTTAGcagataacaaaaaaaaaagggatgctgaaaattatatgttcAATGAAACCTATAACGTGTTAAAAAAcacaaataatgatattatatttcataataataagagGAAAAAAGATTGTATAGAAActacattaaaaaatttatatactaATAATTGTGATATACCCACAAGTAAAAATGgcacaaaaataataaaaagaaatataaatgatggcagctatattaatgatgatttatataaagataatatatttaataataagagttatatgaataatatgaataatataaataatatgaataatatgaataatatgaataatataaataatataaataatatgaataatatgaataatccACATAATATTCACAATTTGAACCATCAAAAGGATAAAGAAATATCGTtgagtaataatatttcaatgCTACTCGATCGCATAAGTGATAATTCagatataaagaaaaatacatTAGATTATGTCCAAAATAATTAccatgataattataataacaacacAACATATgaaaattcatataattatgttaatacaataaattataatgataatttaaatatggaTACAAATAGTTTTGTTATATcagataattatatatgccAATTTGGTTTgtcttcattatataaatgtaaattaaaaaatgaaaataattctttCCTTATAAATGTTATTGATTCATTCTATTTAAATCATATTAATGGAAATGATATTGTAGCTAATAATATTCTATTTCATAAAAGGTTGagacatattaatattttatcatataaaggaaaaacagcagataaaaataaattatatttattatttcaaaatattcaTGGTAATATCTTAAAAACATATTCAACACCCTTAGAGGAAACAGTCATAGCTTGTTATGCATATCAAATTATTGATTTGTTGGAATACATGCACaacaattttataatattccagg gcCTCCTTTCTAACATCATTTTActacaaaaaaatacaaaagaaGAACTAGTACAAATACTAAACcaacaaaacaaaaatgtcaataaatattttcatatatataaacacgGAATTATAAAAGTCTTTAATTTTGATTTCGCAAATATGGACGCAA aTGAAAAGGATTATGAATTGGACTTTCTATGTTTAGCGGTcttaatatatgaaatgtgtactaaatataattcttattattcCAACAAATTT gAAGATATTGTTCAAAAAATACACAAtacaaattttattttccccCACTTTGTATCGTacgaattaaaaaatttctgTTATGAG ttgtGTTCTAAGAAGAGACATTGCTTTAGCGAACTTAAAAATCATCCGTGGTTCCAAAAAAAccttaatttttaa